In Piliocolobus tephrosceles isolate RC106 chromosome 6, ASM277652v3, whole genome shotgun sequence, the following are encoded in one genomic region:
- the ZBTB42 gene encoding zinc finger and BTB domain-containing protein 42, translating into MEFPEHGGRLLGRLRQQRELGFLCDCTVLVGDARFPAHRAVLAACSVYFHLFYRDRPAGSRDTVRLNCDIVTAPAFGRLLDFMYEGRLDLRSLPVEDVLAAASYLHMYDIVKVCKGRLQKKDRSLDPGNPAPGAESGQPPYPWPVWTADLCPAARKAKLPPVGVKAALPPRASGPPPCQVPEESDQALDLSLKPGPRQERVHPPCILQTPLCSQVQPGAQPLVKDERDSLSEQEESGSSRSTHSPPKPPPVPAAKSLVVGLQPLPVSGEGSRELELDVGRLASEDELGPGGPLCICPLCSKLFPSSHVLQLHLSAHFRERDSTRARLSPEGAAPTCPLCGKTFSCTYTLKRHERTHSGEKPYTCVQCGKSFQYSHNLSRHTVVHTREKPHACRWCDRRFTQSGDLYRHVRKFHCGLVKSLLV; encoded by the coding sequence ATGGAGTTCCCGGAGCACGGCGGACGGCTGCTGGGCCGCCTGAGGCAGCAGCGCGAGCTGGGCTTCCTATGCGACTGCACCGTGCTGGTGGGCGACGCGCGCTTCCCAGCCCACCGTGCAGTGCTGGCCGCGTGCAGCGTCTACTTCCATCTCTTCTACAGGGACCGGCCCGCGGGCAGTCGCGACACGGTGCGGCTCAATTGCGACATCGTCACGGCGCCCGCCTTCGGCCGCCTGCTGGACTTCATGTACGAGGGCCGCCTGGACCTGCGCAGCCTGCCTGTCGAGGACGTCCTGGCGGCCGCCAGCTACCTGCACATGTATGACATCGTCAAGGTCTGCAAGGGCCGGCTCCAAAAGAAGGACCGAAGTCTGGACCCAGGGAACCCTGCCCCTGGGGCAGAATCTGGTCAGCCACCGTACCCTTGGCCTGTCTGGACCGCGGACCTCTGCCCAGCTGCCCGGAAGGCCAAACTCCCCCCGGTTGGGGTCAAGGCTGCCCTCCCTCCTCGAGCATCTGGGCCTCCTCCCTGCCAGGTCCCAGAAGAGTCAGACCAGGCCCTGGACCTGTCGCTGAAGCCTGGCCCAAGGCAGGAGCGGGTCCACCCACCGTGCATCCTCCAGACACCCCTCTGCAGCCAGGTGCAACCAGGGGCCCAGCCACTGGTGAAGGATGAGCGGGACTCACTGTCCGAACAGGAGGAGAGCGGCAGCTCTAGGAGCACCCACAGCCCCCCGAAGCCACCTCCTGTTCCTGCAGCCAAGAGCCTGGTGGTGGGCTTGCAGCCACTGCCTGTCAGCGGAGAGGGCAGCCGGGAGCTGGAGCTGGATGTAGGACGACTGGCGAGTGAGGACGAGCTGGGGCCTGGTGGGCCCCTCTGCATCTGCCCCTTGTGCAGCAAGCTATTTCCCAGCTCCCACGTGCTGCAGCTGCACCTCAGCGCCCACTTCCGTGAGCGAGACAGCACCCGGGCCCGGCTCTCCCCCGAGGGCGCAGCACCCACCTGCCCGCTCTGCGGGAAGACCTTCTCATGCACATACACACTGAAGAGGCATGAACGGACACACTCGGGTGAGAAGCCCTATACGTGTGTGCAGTGTGGCAAAAGTTTTCAGTACTCCCACAACCTGAGCCGGCACACCGTGGTGCACACTCGAGAGAAGCCGCATGCCTGCCGGTGGTGTGACCGCCGTTTCACGCAGTCTGGGGACCTCTACCGCCACGTCCGCAAGTTTCACTGTGGCCTCGTGAAGTCCCTTCTGGTGTGA